Proteins encoded by one window of Nicotiana tabacum cultivar K326 chromosome 10, ASM71507v2, whole genome shotgun sequence:
- the LOC142165142 gene encoding zinc finger BED domain-containing protein DAYSLEEPER-like produces the protein MLKCPNRPRDAQNEGDTGGGYFDQDVSRKKLAHAIILHEYSLSIVDHVGFRNFVASLQPMFKMVSRNTIKNDIIKIFDNLKSQTSMLLEKVTSRIAITTDMWTSNSNKKGFMTITGHFTDDSWRLQSILRFAYVPAPHDKDALCGALVNCLFD, from the coding sequence ATGCTTAAGTGTCCTAATAGGCCAAGAGATGCACAAAATGAGGGCGATACCGGTGGTGGTTATTTTGATCAAGATGTTTCACGTAAAAAACTTGCACATGCCATTATTTTACACGAGTATTCACTCTCTATAGTTGATCATGTGGGATTTAGGAACTTTGTTGCGAGTCTTCAACCTATGTTTAAGATGGTTTCCAGAAATACAATCAAGAATGACATAATAAAAATCTTTGACAATTTGAAATCGCAAACTTCTATGTTGTTGGAGAAAGTCACGAGTAGAATTGCAATAACAACCGATATGTGGACTTCCAATAGTAACAAAAAAGGGTTCATGACTATTACTGGTCATTTCACTGATGATTCATGGAGGCTTCAAAGTATTTTGAGATTTGCTTATGTCCCTGCTCCACATGATAAAGATGCTTTGTGTGGTGCTTTGGTTAATTGTTTGTTTGATTAG